One stretch of Microvirga lotononidis DNA includes these proteins:
- a CDS encoding ABC transporter substrate-binding protein produces MKAKLATGLAVAVGALMGMSAEAKTLRWASPTDITTLDPYAHTESFTTSMLHHVFDPLVRRGRNLELEPALAVSWKTVKPDTWRFELRRNVKFHNGNPFTADDVVASITRILDPGARARGNLATVVRAEKVDDFTVDIITQGPYPLLLNDLAGIYILDKEWMEANGALKPGNIATGVTTAASTTAIGTGPFKVESYKPDAGTTFVVNPDWWDKPQHNLTRIEFKPVKSDATRVAALLSGELDLIAPAPLQDLQRISSSQGFKVIEEPSLRLIMLSLNVRPELKAMPGQKNPLLDVKVRQAMWHAIDMETIKKRVMRDKSRNTGTLVAPPVPGYAKENDVPLAFDPNRAKQLLAEAGYPNGFKTKLNCPNDRYINDEQTCVAIASMWAKVGIQADLQTESRATYFPRQDRGEFDVSMVGWATLPPMDGFSVLSSLLTEQKDGYGGSNAGTYSNPKIEELTRKAAVELDETKRRAMLTEALKVARDTVAYIPLHQQPLAWAVRDGVDVPQFPDEYVRLWFATVK; encoded by the coding sequence ATGAAAGCCAAACTTGCGACCGGCCTGGCCGTCGCCGTCGGCGCCCTGATGGGAATGTCGGCGGAGGCCAAGACCCTGAGATGGGCCTCGCCCACGGACATCACGACGCTCGATCCCTATGCGCATACGGAGAGCTTCACCACGAGCATGCTGCACCACGTCTTCGACCCGTTGGTGCGCCGCGGCCGTAATCTCGAGCTGGAACCTGCTCTGGCGGTGAGCTGGAAGACGGTGAAGCCTGATACTTGGCGCTTCGAGCTGCGTCGAAACGTGAAATTCCACAACGGCAATCCGTTCACCGCCGACGATGTGGTCGCCTCCATCACCCGCATCCTCGATCCCGGCGCCAGGGCTCGCGGCAATCTCGCGACCGTGGTCAGAGCAGAGAAGGTCGACGACTTCACGGTCGACATCATCACGCAGGGGCCCTACCCGCTTCTCCTCAACGACCTCGCCGGCATCTACATCCTGGACAAGGAATGGATGGAGGCCAACGGGGCCCTGAAGCCCGGCAATATCGCTACCGGCGTCACGACGGCGGCATCGACCACAGCCATCGGCACCGGCCCCTTCAAGGTGGAATCGTACAAGCCTGACGCGGGCACGACCTTCGTGGTGAACCCCGATTGGTGGGACAAGCCTCAGCACAATCTCACCCGTATCGAGTTCAAGCCGGTGAAGTCTGATGCGACCCGCGTTGCCGCCCTGCTGTCGGGCGAGTTGGACCTGATCGCGCCGGCGCCTCTGCAGGACCTTCAGCGGATCTCCTCATCGCAGGGCTTCAAGGTCATCGAGGAGCCGTCCCTGCGCCTGATCATGCTCTCGCTCAACGTCCGTCCCGAGCTGAAGGCGATGCCCGGCCAGAAGAACCCTCTGCTCGACGTCAAGGTGCGTCAGGCCATGTGGCATGCCATTGATATGGAGACGATCAAGAAACGCGTGATGCGCGACAAGTCGCGCAATACCGGCACGCTCGTCGCACCGCCCGTCCCAGGCTATGCGAAGGAAAACGATGTACCGCTCGCCTTCGATCCGAACAGGGCCAAGCAGCTTTTGGCGGAAGCCGGCTACCCGAACGGCTTCAAGACCAAATTGAACTGCCCGAACGATCGCTACATCAACGACGAGCAGACCTGCGTGGCCATCGCTTCCATGTGGGCGAAGGTCGGCATCCAGGCGGACCTCCAGACCGAGTCTCGCGCCACCTACTTCCCGCGCCAGGACCGCGGCGAATTCGACGTGTCCATGGTGGGCTGGGCAACCCTGCCGCCGATGGACGGCTTCAGCGTCCTCTCGTCCCTGCTCACCGAGCAGAAAGACGGTTACGGCGGCTCCAACGCGGGCACCTACAGCAATCCGAAAATCGAGGAACTGACCCGCAAGGCGGCCGTCGAGCTCGACGAGACGAAGCGCCGTGCCATGCTGACGGAAGCCCTCAAGGTCGCACGGGACACCGTCGCCTACATCCCGCTCCACCAGCAGCCGCTGGCCTGGGCCGTCCGCGACGGCGTCGACGTTCCGCAGTTCCCGGACGAGTATGTCCGCCTGTGGTTCGCGACCGTCAAGTAA
- a CDS encoding GntR family transcriptional regulator: MNTPARKPKSAAGTRSDSVYAGLRRAIIEQALMPGDKLTEDVIGERFGVSRTIVRTVLARLHAEGLVDMQPNKGATIAQPSLSEAQDVFETRMCLERQVLVRLAEKVTSEDIDRLQRHVNLETKANADDGPAAIRLAGEFHILLASLSGNRVLARYIDEVVSRCSLILALYSRPHSSDCSIHEHQQIIDALRSGNSQAAIHAMDHHLKAVTDRALLSSTSDKHRDIRSILDRYAS; this comes from the coding sequence ATGAATACCCCAGCGAGAAAACCCAAGTCAGCCGCCGGCACTCGGAGCGATTCCGTTTATGCCGGGCTTCGCCGTGCCATCATCGAGCAGGCACTGATGCCGGGTGACAAGCTGACTGAAGATGTCATCGGCGAGCGGTTCGGCGTCAGCCGCACGATCGTCCGGACCGTTCTGGCGCGCCTTCATGCCGAGGGCCTCGTCGACATGCAGCCGAACAAGGGTGCCACCATTGCGCAGCCGAGCCTGTCGGAAGCGCAGGACGTTTTCGAGACGCGTATGTGCCTGGAGCGCCAAGTTCTTGTTCGGCTTGCGGAAAAGGTCACGAGCGAAGACATCGATCGCCTCCAGCGGCATGTGAATCTGGAGACGAAAGCGAACGCGGATGATGGGCCCGCCGCCATCCGCCTCGCCGGAGAATTCCATATTCTCCTAGCCTCTCTCTCCGGCAACCGGGTGCTTGCGCGGTATATCGACGAGGTGGTGTCACGCTGCTCCCTCATCCTGGCACTCTACAGCCGACCTCACTCCTCCGATTGCTCAATCCATGAGCATCAGCAGATCATCGATGCATTGCGGTCCGGGAACAGCCAAGCGGCCATCCACGCCATGGACCACCATCTCAAGGCCGTGACGGACAGAGCCCTCCTGTCCTCCACGTCCGACAAGCATCGGGACATCCGGTCCATCCTCGACCGCTACGCTTCCTGA
- a CDS encoding amidohydrolase family protein — MQSLVIHNVRPMGGEATSVTVSDGRIQSYGWHVQEGAELLDGGGAILIPGLVEAHTHMDKTLLGMGWYRNEVGPRLIDKIDNERMQRRVLGIDPARQSARQAVLAASLGTTHIRTHVDVDTEVGVAGIVGVLETRERYRDLVDIELVAFPQSGMLIRPGTVELMERALQLGAQVVGGLDPAGIDRDPKGHLDVVFGLAERYAVPVDIHLHEPAELGAFSMELIIERTKALGLQGKVTISHAFCLGMTDQDYVAALIDELAQAQIHILTTAPASRPAPAVKRLVEAGIVVAAGSDGVRDTWGPYNNPDMLERAVLVGLRNNLRRDDEVALALDTCTYGGARMMGLDDYGLKPGCRADLVLLDGETLAEAVVSRRPRKIVIKGGKVIARDGTASIPAP, encoded by the coding sequence ATGCAGAGCCTAGTGATCCACAATGTGCGCCCGATGGGCGGGGAGGCAACCTCGGTGACGGTCAGCGACGGCCGGATCCAGAGTTACGGTTGGCATGTCCAGGAGGGTGCGGAGCTCCTGGATGGCGGCGGAGCGATCCTGATTCCCGGACTCGTCGAGGCCCATACGCATATGGACAAGACGCTTCTCGGCATGGGCTGGTATCGCAACGAGGTGGGGCCGCGCCTCATCGACAAGATCGACAACGAGCGGATGCAAAGGCGTGTTCTTGGCATCGATCCCGCCCGTCAGTCCGCCCGGCAGGCTGTGCTCGCAGCCTCCCTCGGCACGACGCATATCCGGACCCACGTGGATGTGGACACAGAGGTCGGCGTTGCAGGCATCGTGGGCGTTCTCGAAACACGGGAGCGCTATCGTGACCTCGTCGATATCGAACTCGTTGCGTTCCCGCAGAGCGGCATGCTCATTCGGCCCGGTACCGTCGAGCTCATGGAACGGGCTCTTCAACTCGGCGCTCAGGTTGTCGGCGGACTTGATCCGGCTGGGATCGACCGCGATCCGAAGGGGCATCTCGATGTCGTCTTCGGCCTTGCTGAACGCTATGCCGTTCCGGTCGATATTCATCTCCATGAACCGGCGGAGCTGGGTGCATTCTCCATGGAGCTCATCATCGAGCGTACGAAGGCCCTGGGCCTGCAGGGCAAGGTCACGATCAGTCACGCGTTCTGTCTCGGCATGACCGATCAGGATTATGTCGCAGCGCTGATCGACGAACTCGCTCAAGCGCAGATCCACATTCTGACAACGGCACCGGCCTCAAGGCCGGCGCCTGCCGTCAAGCGGCTGGTGGAGGCGGGCATCGTTGTCGCAGCGGGATCCGATGGGGTGCGCGACACCTGGGGACCCTACAACAATCCGGACATGCTGGAGCGGGCCGTCCTCGTCGGCTTGCGCAACAACCTGCGTCGCGACGATGAGGTTGCGCTGGCTCTCGACACCTGCACGTATGGCGGGGCCCGTATGATGGGCCTCGATGATTATGGCCTCAAGCCCGGCTGCAGAGCGGATCTGGTTCTGCTCGACGGTGAAACGCTCGCCGAGGCCGTCGTCAGCCGCCGGCCGCGCAAGATCGTGATCAAGGGCGGAAAGGTGATCGCTCGGGACGGGACTGCATCGATCCCTGCGCCTTGA
- a CDS encoding HoxN/HupN/NixA family nickel/cobalt transporter, translating to MPDIAQLLQSGSNGWLYLPVAVLLGALHGLEPGHSKTMMAAYIVAIRGTIGQAVLLGICAALSHSLVVWIVAMLGLSLGRDILNSHFEGWLLIASGVIIIGIAAWMIWRTGRSLGWFRQRHHGHHHDHDAHHHGDEARIIDTGHGVVELSIFEDGVPPRWRLRILSGSAWRAEDVLVETIRDDGSGERFRFVERDGYLESAGEIPEPHAFTARLRLSHGDHAHTYKATFAEHDHGHHHDHAEHDEDAHEREHAEQIARQLAANGGNVTTAQIALFGITGGLIPCPASITVLLICLQLGQFTLGAATVAAFSLGLAITMVSIGVAAAWGVQHAAKRVNFSDHLLRRLPLASAGLVGILGVVMLVQGFVDLAAPVTALS from the coding sequence ATGCCCGATATTGCTCAACTTCTTCAGTCCGGCAGCAACGGCTGGCTGTATCTTCCCGTCGCCGTGCTGCTCGGCGCCCTGCACGGGCTGGAGCCCGGCCACTCCAAGACCATGATGGCCGCCTACATCGTGGCGATCCGCGGCACCATCGGGCAGGCCGTCCTGCTCGGCATCTGTGCCGCTCTCTCCCACTCGCTCGTGGTCTGGATCGTGGCCATGCTCGGCCTGTCGCTCGGCCGCGACATCCTGAACTCGCACTTCGAGGGCTGGCTGCTGATCGCCTCGGGCGTGATCATCATCGGCATCGCCGCCTGGATGATCTGGCGCACGGGCCGGAGCCTCGGCTGGTTCCGGCAACGCCACCATGGTCATCACCATGATCATGACGCTCATCATCATGGCGACGAGGCAAGGATCATCGACACCGGGCACGGCGTCGTGGAGCTGTCGATTTTCGAAGACGGCGTGCCGCCGCGCTGGCGTCTGCGGATCTTAAGTGGCAGCGCGTGGAGAGCCGAGGACGTGCTGGTTGAGACCATCCGGGACGACGGCTCCGGCGAGCGTTTCCGGTTCGTCGAGCGTGACGGCTACCTCGAGTCAGCCGGGGAAATCCCGGAGCCGCACGCGTTCACGGCCCGGCTGCGTCTGTCGCACGGCGACCACGCCCATACCTATAAGGCGACCTTTGCCGAGCACGATCACGGACATCATCATGATCATGCCGAGCATGACGAGGACGCGCATGAGCGCGAGCACGCCGAGCAGATCGCCCGCCAGCTCGCGGCCAACGGCGGCAACGTCACCACGGCCCAGATCGCATTGTTCGGCATTACCGGCGGCCTGATCCCCTGCCCTGCGTCAATTACCGTGCTGTTGATCTGCCTTCAGCTCGGCCAGTTCACGCTTGGCGCAGCAACAGTCGCGGCCTTCAGCTTGGGGCTGGCGATCACGATGGTGTCGATCGGTGTCGCAGCCGCCTGGGGCGTGCAGCATGCGGCGAAGCGGGTCAACTTCTCCGACCATCTGCTCAGGCGCCTGCCGCTCGCCTCGGCTGGCCTTGTAGGCATCCTCGGCGTGGTCATGCTGGTGCAGGGCTTCGTCGACCTTGCCGCACCCGTGACGGCCCTGTCGTAG
- a CDS encoding metal/formaldehyde-sensitive transcriptional repressor: MSHTIKEKTKLLARVRRIKGQVEAIERALEAELGCADVLMLVASVRGAVNGLTVELMEDHIRNHVVDPAHEPDPERAKGAAELIDVVRTYLK; this comes from the coding sequence ATGTCCCACACCATCAAGGAAAAGACGAAGCTGCTCGCCCGCGTCCGCCGGATCAAGGGTCAGGTGGAAGCCATCGAGCGTGCGCTCGAGGCCGAGCTCGGCTGTGCCGACGTGCTGATGCTGGTCGCTTCGGTGCGCGGAGCCGTGAACGGCCTGACCGTCGAGCTGATGGAGGACCACATCCGCAACCACGTCGTCGACCCGGCGCATGAGCCGGATCCGGAGCGCGCCAAGGGCGCGGCCGAACTCATCGACGTCGTCCGTACCTACCTGAAGTGA
- a CDS encoding chloride channel protein: protein MLLPPRLPALPNIRKPTGSFRLVGLAIVIGILTGVMVAVVQQFVVFAQRAMLGFAAERRIVLPDHASFLRIALALACSAFLVTLLSHLIGRWKTKDPVDAVEANALNGGRMGWYDATGVVIPILASVCFGASVGIEAAVTQLGAVLASRLGRRLNRPRSDLRLLVAVGAAAAIAAAYRAPIAGMLYAYELLLGTFSRRTLAPIGLGAIAAVMTIWLLLGQARPFSLETGPGTSWSDYPLAVLLGGIAAFVGIVVMLLVSAMERLLKRFLRDGILRRLAAALLLTALATRFPAVLGSGHAAIEHAVSGDIAGRHALGLLAAKGLASAASLGSGFRGGLFGASLMIGALLGQVMAWLLAFIPGAPTWSPALCAVIGMASVGASVIGSPLAMIFLVLETTGDFDATILVAIGALTASFLTDRLFGYSFATWRFQQRGLAIEGGHDVSRLEAATIGEIIKPPKRAVMANASLEEVRRALSTAGARGTAVYAVDGTFLGLIDPRLVEAIEAESADLPVVAAELVYESGPIVTPAASLAEVLDIFRSDDRATLAVIGFEDRNKIVGCIRARDAFALASALLDAQRREDLGVGSWK from the coding sequence ATGCTGCTTCCCCCTCGCCTTCCGGCGCTCCCGAACATTCGCAAGCCGACAGGCTCGTTCCGTCTGGTTGGTCTCGCCATCGTGATCGGCATCCTGACGGGCGTGATGGTGGCGGTCGTGCAGCAATTCGTCGTCTTCGCGCAGCGCGCCATGCTCGGCTTCGCCGCAGAGCGGCGGATCGTCCTGCCGGACCACGCCTCCTTCCTCAGGATCGCTCTGGCCCTGGCCTGCAGCGCCTTCCTTGTCACCCTGCTGTCGCATCTGATCGGGCGCTGGAAGACCAAGGACCCCGTCGACGCGGTCGAGGCGAATGCCCTCAACGGGGGCAGGATGGGCTGGTACGATGCCACGGGAGTCGTCATCCCGATCCTCGCCTCGGTCTGTTTCGGAGCCTCGGTCGGAATCGAGGCCGCCGTCACCCAGCTTGGGGCCGTGCTCGCCAGCCGCCTCGGACGAAGGCTGAACCGGCCGCGCTCCGACCTGCGCCTGCTGGTGGCCGTCGGTGCCGCAGCCGCCATCGCCGCCGCCTATAGGGCACCGATCGCCGGCATGCTCTATGCCTATGAGCTGCTGCTGGGGACCTTCTCACGCCGGACCCTGGCCCCGATCGGGCTCGGCGCTATCGCGGCCGTGATGACGATCTGGCTGCTCCTGGGACAGGCGCGGCCCTTCAGCCTCGAGACAGGGCCCGGCACATCCTGGTCCGACTATCCTCTGGCCGTCCTGCTCGGCGGCATCGCGGCCTTCGTCGGCATCGTCGTCATGCTTCTGGTCTCGGCGATGGAGCGCCTCCTCAAGCGTTTCCTGAGGGACGGGATTCTGCGCCGGCTCGCGGCCGCCCTTCTCCTCACGGCACTGGCGACCCGCTTCCCGGCCGTCCTGGGTAGCGGTCATGCGGCCATCGAGCATGCCGTGTCCGGCGACATCGCCGGTCGCCATGCCCTCGGTCTGCTGGCCGCGAAGGGGCTGGCCTCCGCGGCCAGCCTCGGATCCGGCTTTCGCGGCGGCCTGTTCGGCGCCTCGCTCATGATCGGCGCCCTGCTGGGACAGGTGATGGCCTGGCTGTTGGCCTTCATCCCGGGTGCTCCGACCTGGAGCCCGGCCCTGTGCGCCGTGATCGGCATGGCCTCGGTCGGAGCGAGCGTGATCGGCAGTCCGCTGGCGATGATCTTCCTGGTCCTCGAGACCACCGGGGACTTCGACGCCACCATCCTGGTGGCTATCGGGGCCCTGACCGCTTCGTTCCTGACAGACCGTCTGTTCGGCTACTCGTTCGCAACCTGGCGCTTCCAGCAGCGTGGCCTCGCCATCGAGGGCGGTCACGACGTCTCGCGCCTAGAGGCCGCGACGATCGGCGAGATCATCAAGCCGCCGAAGCGGGCGGTGATGGCCAATGCCAGCCTGGAGGAGGTTCGCCGGGCGCTGTCGACGGCAGGCGCGCGCGGTACGGCCGTCTATGCGGTGGACGGAACCTTCCTTGGCCTGATCGATCCTCGCCTGGTCGAGGCGATCGAGGCCGAGAGTGCCGACCTGCCCGTGGTGGCCGCGGAACTGGTCTACGAGTCGGGTCCGATCGTGACGCCGGCCGCATCCCTTGCGGAGGTGCTCGACATCTTCCGCAGCGACGACCGGGCCACATTGGCCGTGATCGGTTTCGAGGACCGCAACAAGATCGTCGGCTGCATCCGCGCTCGGGATGCATTCGCGCTGGCCTCCGCGCTCCTGGACGCTCAGCGCCGTGAGGATCTCGGCGTCGGAAGCTGGAAGTGA
- a CDS encoding ArsR/SmtB family transcription factor yields MPGLELDLETFEQKATEVADILRALANERRLMILCKLVEWGEANVTSLVEAVGLSQSALSQHLAKMRDEGIVTTRRESQTIWYRIADPRIEQLFGLLYELYCKQAKTDKSA; encoded by the coding sequence ATGCCCGGCTTGGAACTCGATCTTGAGACGTTTGAACAGAAGGCGACCGAGGTCGCGGACATTCTGCGGGCACTCGCGAACGAACGACGGCTGATGATCCTGTGCAAGCTGGTGGAGTGGGGTGAGGCCAACGTCACCTCGCTTGTCGAGGCCGTCGGACTGTCGCAATCGGCCTTGTCGCAGCATCTGGCCAAGATGCGGGACGAGGGCATCGTCACCACCCGGCGCGAGAGCCAGACGATCTGGTACCGCATCGCCGATCCTCGCATCGAGCAGCTCTTCGGCCTTCTCTACGAGCTGTATTGCAAGCAGGCCAAGACGGACAAGTCCGCCTGA
- a CDS encoding YeeE/YedE family protein, with protein sequence MDNLTPVSALFGGLLIGTSAALFLVLNGRIAGISGILGGLIPPERGQVGWRLAFPAGMLVSTPIYLMAGGTLPPVKIGASLPVLIVAGLIVGFGTRLGAGCTSGHGVCGIGRGSPRSIVATLVFMATAVTTVFLARHVIGM encoded by the coding sequence ATGGACAATCTCACACCTGTGTCGGCGCTGTTCGGCGGCCTTCTGATCGGAACGTCGGCTGCCCTGTTCCTGGTGCTGAATGGGCGTATCGCGGGCATCAGCGGCATCCTCGGCGGCCTGATCCCGCCCGAGCGTGGTCAGGTCGGCTGGCGCCTCGCCTTCCCGGCCGGGATGCTCGTCTCGACCCCGATCTACCTCATGGCCGGTGGCACGTTGCCGCCGGTCAAGATCGGCGCATCCCTGCCTGTGCTGATCGTGGCGGGGTTGATCGTCGGGTTCGGCACGCGTCTGGGGGCGGGCTGCACCAGTGGCCATGGCGTCTGTGGCATCGGACGAGGCTCACCGCGTTCCATCGTGGCGACGCTCGTTTTCATGGCCACTGCCGTCACTACGGTCTTCCTCGCTCGTCACGTCATCGGAATGTAA
- a CDS encoding DUF6691 family protein — translation MPLLLSAFASGLLFGLGLIVSQMVNPAKVLGFLDIFGHWDPSLALVMGVAVAMSALGTLVARRRGMPVLAPCLEIPTRRDLDPRLIGGAALFGIGWGLVGLCPGPALVGLTFGPWEVLVFVAAMIVGMAIFRLVPADWPQVSFRREASQMDG, via the coding sequence ATGCCCCTGCTCCTGTCCGCCTTTGCGTCGGGTCTGCTGTTCGGCCTCGGATTGATCGTGTCTCAGATGGTCAACCCGGCCAAGGTGCTCGGCTTTCTCGACATTTTCGGCCACTGGGACCCGAGCCTCGCTCTGGTCATGGGCGTCGCCGTGGCGATGTCGGCGCTGGGTACCCTCGTCGCGAGGCGGCGTGGAATGCCCGTGCTGGCGCCATGCCTTGAGATCCCGACCCGGCGCGACCTCGACCCGCGGCTGATCGGCGGGGCAGCCCTGTTCGGAATCGGCTGGGGCCTTGTCGGTCTCTGCCCGGGCCCGGCCTTGGTCGGGCTGACTTTCGGTCCGTGGGAGGTCCTCGTCTTCGTGGCCGCCATGATCGTCGGCATGGCGATCTTCCGCCTTGTGCCTGCCGATTGGCCGCAGGTCTCCTTCCGCCGCGAGGCCTCGCAGATGGATGGCTGA
- the cydB gene encoding cytochrome d ubiquinol oxidase subunit II — MATLLDLPTLWAFVIAFAVFAYVVMDGFDLGIGILFPFFSPGPERDSAMNSVAPVWDGNETWLVLGGGGLMAAFPLAYAIILPALYAPIIAMVLALIFRGVAFEFRWRDPGHRRYWDFAFTTGSVAATLAQGITLGALLQGIAVEGRSYAGGWWDWLTPFSLLVGVSLVIGYALLGATWLVMKTEGAVQDHSFRLAGKLAIGLIICIGLVSAATPFLSGAYYERWFAWPQVLFTAQVPLLVGLCSGALVVSLMRRWEYWPFLLTLGLFALCLVGLGISMFPHVVPNAVTIHEAAAPHASLQFMLVGASVLIPIILAYTGYAYWVFRGKTGHEGYH, encoded by the coding sequence ATGGCGACCCTCCTCGATCTCCCCACTCTCTGGGCCTTCGTCATCGCGTTCGCAGTCTTCGCCTATGTGGTGATGGACGGCTTCGACCTCGGCATCGGCATCCTGTTCCCGTTCTTCAGCCCGGGACCGGAGCGCGACAGTGCCATGAACTCGGTCGCGCCGGTTTGGGACGGCAACGAAACCTGGCTCGTGCTCGGGGGCGGCGGCCTGATGGCGGCCTTCCCGCTGGCCTATGCCATCATCCTGCCTGCCCTCTATGCGCCGATCATCGCCATGGTGCTGGCGCTGATCTTCCGCGGCGTCGCCTTCGAGTTCCGCTGGCGCGACCCCGGCCATCGCCGTTACTGGGACTTCGCGTTCACGACGGGCTCGGTGGCGGCAACGCTGGCACAGGGCATCACGCTCGGCGCGCTCCTCCAGGGCATCGCGGTCGAGGGTCGCTCCTACGCCGGCGGATGGTGGGATTGGCTCACGCCGTTCAGCCTGCTGGTCGGCGTCAGCCTCGTGATCGGTTATGCCCTGCTCGGCGCGACCTGGCTCGTCATGAAGACCGAGGGTGCCGTCCAGGACCACAGCTTCCGCCTTGCCGGCAAGCTCGCGATCGGCCTGATCATCTGCATCGGACTCGTGAGCGCGGCGACACCGTTTTTGAGCGGCGCCTATTACGAGCGCTGGTTCGCCTGGCCACAGGTCCTGTTCACCGCCCAGGTGCCGCTGCTCGTCGGCCTCTGCTCCGGGGCGCTCGTGGTGAGCCTGATGCGCCGCTGGGAATACTGGCCGTTCCTGCTGACGCTGGGGCTGTTCGCCCTCTGCCTCGTCGGGCTGGGCATCAGCATGTTCCCGCACGTGGTGCCGAACGCCGTCACCATCCATGAGGCCGCGGCGCCGCATGCCAGCCTTCAGTTCATGCTGGTCGGCGCGAGCGTGCTGATCCCGATCATTCTCGCCTATACCGGATATGCGTATTGGGTGTTCCGCGGCAAGACGGGACACGAGGGATATCACTGA
- a CDS encoding cytochrome ubiquinol oxidase subunit I, protein MFDQFDALLLARFQFAFTVTFHFIFPSFSIGLASYLAVLEGLWLWTGREVYLNLFKYWLKIFALAFAMGVVSGIVMSYQFGTNWAVFSDKAGPVIGPLMAYEVMTAFFLEAGFLGIMLFGMGRVGRKLHFAATLAVAVGTFISAFWILSANSWMQTPVGYAINEAGQFVPEDWWAIIFNPSFPYRLVHTVFAAYLTTALVVGGVGAWHLLRERTNKGARVMFSMAMGMITIVAPLQILAGDMHGLNTLEHQPAKVMAMEGHFQSHPEGAPLILFGIPDQEAGTVRHAIEIPKASSLILKHDLNAPLNGLDTIDRADWPYVPVVFWSFRIMVALGFAMLGLGALSLLARWRGRLYDWRLLHRLALLMGPSGFVAVIAGWVTTEVGRQPFTVYGLLRTAVSASPLEAPAVAASLLTFIVVYFIVFGAGTGYILKLMAKPPHAGETGPEAGRDPIRTAGITPAPAVNPARTLGAKA, encoded by the coding sequence ATGTTCGACCAGTTCGACGCCCTGCTCCTGGCGCGTTTCCAGTTCGCGTTCACGGTCACCTTCCACTTCATCTTCCCATCCTTCTCGATCGGGCTGGCGAGCTATCTCGCCGTTCTGGAGGGGCTGTGGCTCTGGACCGGCCGCGAGGTCTATCTCAACCTGTTCAAGTACTGGCTCAAGATCTTCGCCCTCGCCTTCGCCATGGGCGTGGTCTCCGGCATCGTCATGTCCTACCAGTTCGGCACCAACTGGGCCGTGTTCTCCGATAAGGCCGGACCGGTCATCGGTCCGTTGATGGCCTATGAGGTCATGACCGCGTTCTTCCTGGAGGCGGGTTTCCTCGGCATCATGCTGTTCGGCATGGGACGGGTCGGCCGCAAGCTGCACTTCGCCGCCACGCTCGCGGTTGCGGTCGGCACCTTCATCTCGGCCTTCTGGATCCTGTCCGCCAACTCGTGGATGCAGACGCCCGTCGGCTACGCCATCAACGAAGCCGGGCAATTCGTGCCGGAGGATTGGTGGGCGATCATCTTCAATCCATCCTTCCCCTATCGCCTCGTCCATACGGTGTTCGCCGCCTATCTCACCACCGCCTTGGTGGTCGGCGGGGTCGGAGCCTGGCATCTCCTGCGCGAGCGCACCAACAAGGGTGCCCGGGTGATGTTCTCGATGGCCATGGGCATGATCACCATCGTCGCCCCGTTGCAGATCCTGGCCGGCGACATGCATGGCCTCAACACCCTCGAGCACCAGCCCGCCAAGGTCATGGCGATGGAAGGACACTTCCAGAGCCATCCCGAGGGCGCGCCCCTGATCCTGTTCGGCATTCCCGACCAGGAAGCCGGCACGGTGCGCCATGCCATCGAGATCCCGAAAGCCTCCTCGCTTATCCTCAAGCATGACCTGAACGCACCCTTGAACGGACTCGATACCATCGACCGTGCCGACTGGCCCTACGTGCCGGTGGTGTTCTGGTCGTTCCGCATCATGGTGGCCTTGGGATTCGCGATGCTCGGCCTCGGAGCGCTCAGCCTCCTCGCCCGCTGGCGCGGCCGGCTCTACGACTGGCGCCTGCTGCACCGGCTGGCGCTGCTGATGGGACCTTCAGGCTTCGTGGCAGTCATCGCCGGCTGGGTGACGACCGAGGTCGGCCGCCAGCCCTTCACCGTCTACGGCCTGCTCAGGACAGCCGTTTCGGCTTCGCCGCTCGAAGCTCCGGCCGTGGCGGCCTCGCTTCTCACCTTCATCGTAGTCTATTTCATCGTGTTCGGCGCCGGCACCGGATACATCCTCAAGCTCATGGCCAAGCCGCCGCATGCGGGTGAGACCGGGCCCGAGGCCGGACGCGATCCGATCCGGACCGCCGGCATCACACCGGCCCCGGCTGTCAACCCGGCCCGCACCCTCGGCGCAAAGGCGTAA